A portion of the Salmo trutta chromosome 1, fSalTru1.1, whole genome shotgun sequence genome contains these proteins:
- the LOC115180736 gene encoding LOW QUALITY PROTEIN: adhesion G-protein coupled receptor F1-like (The sequence of the model RefSeq protein was modified relative to this genomic sequence to represent the inferred CDS: inserted 2 bases in 1 codon; substituted 1 base at 1 genomic stop codon), whose protein sequence is SVLIDIPASEASYSSITIITFESLDNVLPARNSSSLNNSVNTINRKVVLLKVNGTIKNVTFSFDVLNKTLANPQCVFWNFNLFDGLGXWDGEGCELQSDKNGTVTCHCNHLTSFSILMSPSFPAVLRVALDFINYIGVGISMCCLVVCLIIEMLVWNAVTGNNTSYMRHVSIVNIAFSLLIADIWFIIGAAISDNEKKDLPACSTATFFIHFFYLALFFWMLVSGLLLLYWTVMVFSHMSKPAMLAISFSLGYGAPLIIAVITIAVTAPGKQYIRGNDRVCWLNWTXSMALLAFVIPALTIEVINLLILIVVLFKMLRRVVGDVTQPDERNAVVVIARCLAILTPFFGTTWGLGVGTMTIPNNLGIHIVFAIFNSLQGLFILVFGTVLDKKVCS, encoded by the exons TCTGTTCTGATAGACATACCGGCATCTGAAGCTTCCTACAGTTCAATCACCATAATAACATTTGAATCCTTGGATAATGTTTTACCTGCAAGAAACAGCAGCAGTCTGAACAACAGTGTCAACACCATCAACAGAAAAGTGGTTCTATTGAAGGTGAATGGCACAATCAAGAATGTGACTTTTAGTTTTGACGTACTGAACAAGACACTGGCCAATCCTCAGTGTGTTTTCTGGAACTTCAACCTTTTTGACGGCCTTGGATGATGGGATGGTGAAGGATGTGAACTGCAGTCTGATAAGAATGGCACTGTCACCTGTCACTGTAATCATCTGACCTCCTTCTCCATTTTGATGTCGCCTTCCTTTCCAGCTGTGTTACGAGTCGCTTTggattttatcaattacattggAGTTGGCATATCAATGTGTTGCTTGGTCGTGTGTCTCATCATTGAGATGTTGGTATGGAATGCTGTGACTGGAAACAACACATCTTACATGCGTCATGTCTCTATAGTGAACATCGCCTTTTCCCTTCTGATTGCTGACATTTGGTTCATTATTGGTGCAGCAATTTCCGATAATGAAAAAAAAGATCTACCTGCGTGTTCCACAGCAACATTTTTCATCCACTTTTTCTACCTGGCTCTGTTTTTCTGGATGCTGGTCTCAGGCCTTTTGCTGCTCTACTGGACTGTCATGGTTTTCTCTCACATGTCTAAACCAGCAATGTTGGCCATCAGTTTTTCTTTGGGCTATGGAGCTCCCCTCATCATTGCTGTCATAACTATTGCAGTGACAGCTCCAGGGAAACAATACATTAGAGGGAATGACAGGGTTTGCTGGCTCAACTGGAC GTCAATGGCCCTTCTGGCTTTTGTGATCCCTGCCCTGACCATAGAGGTCATCAACCTTTTGATCCTGATTGTGGTTCTGTTCAAAATGCTGAGGAGAGTTGTGGGGGATGTTACCCAGCCAGATGAGAGAAATGCTGTGGTGGTCATCGCCAGGTGTCTGGCCATTCTGACTCCCTTCTTTGGTACTACCTGGGGACTAGGAGTAGGAACCATGACTATACCAAACAATCTAGGAATCCATATTGTGTTTGCAATCTTCAATTCATTACAG GGTTTGTTCATCTTGGTATTTGGAACAGTTTTGGACAAAAAGGTATGTTCCTAA